Within Vigna unguiculata cultivar IT97K-499-35 chromosome 2, ASM411807v1, whole genome shotgun sequence, the genomic segment ttatattttatctattcaCTACTTAATCTGgatgataaaaatgtttaatgtcAGGTTTTGTATTTCAAGGACTTCTCACCTTGTACAATCTCCCGATCATCTATGAAGGCATTGCAAAGCATTGACTGGAAAACATATGGCTTAAATTTAAGGGGTACAGTAGAGCAAGATGGCGTTACATTACTAGAATGGGAAAACTTGCCTACAGATACACACATTGATATTGTGCTCCACGTATATCATAAACAATATCCAGCATTGGACAGatcctttttatctttatcagAGACAGTTAAAAGTGTTTTACATagcttttttttatatatttattttatacttctTTCAGACGTTTCTTtggattttgtttatattatttatttgtggGTTAAGTGACGATCCAGTAGTTCTTATTCAGAAAATTTTCAAGATCTGGAGTATCATGAGCAGTTTGCCTTTACTAGATAGCCAACATCGTACAAACAAGTTACAAGTCTACAATTGAGtgttaaaattacatttaatataCTTCTAGAGCATACACATTTCCCTTATATCTTTATGAACATTTTCTTTGTGtgtaataaataatgtaaatcttctaaatttcttaacttttatgtaatttataTGCTTCCTTGACACATTGGTAAGACCATGATACCAGCTCCAAGGAAATTGTCTCCACTTCACAGAAACCTTGTTAAGAGAGCAGTTAAACTTTCACTAGATGACTTGAAGGCGAATCATTCCCAGGCTTTTCTAAGTTCCCGTGCCCTTCAGGTGAATTCTTCTCTATCATTCTGCTCTTTATAACACATTTGTGATCTGTGTGGCTCGGTACTTTTACTGTTGAAAGTTTTCCCTCCAACTGAGATTTTGCATTAATATCCTAATTCTTAATTCAACACCTTGATTTCCCATTCAATAAGCTGAATGTTTAGTGTAAATTTCTAGATTATCTCTTCTGGCCTTATATTCAAAATTGTTTGGCCAACTTTGTGGCGTAACATTTTATAATTCGGTTCTTTCACTTTCAGATTCGAGGTTATGCCCCTGATCTCGCAAAAACAATTGCTGGGCTGATATTGTCTTCCAGTGACTTGGATTTCCAGGGAGAATGCTTTTCTCTTCTTGGATTACAGTCCCAAGAAGTTGGAACTGACACTGTGGAAAGCAGTATTGAAGAAAGGATTGTTTCAGTTATAGAGATGAACGACAAGAAACCCTACAATTCTCAACAAGTCGCACCTTACCTTTTCGAAGAATTAGAAAACCCTGTCCAGGAATCTGAATTTCAAGAAAACGATTTCAGCCCCTTGGACTTTTAACTGTTGCAAGGTATTCCTGCATCCCTAGTCCATCTTTCAAAATGGTAGTAGCTGATATAATGGCATATTCATAATATACGTATATAATTTGTAACAATGTGATGTCTGATTTCAATGAAGCTTCAAACTAGATTTTTTTGTGTATAAATTTGATCACGTAAACCATCTTTCAACCTTTATAcatctttataaattttacaattttaaggAAAGCATTGTGGTGCCTATAACAAAGCGCAACGATCATAAAACAAgtgggaaaaaaagaaaataaaacattgatGGATCAATATGCCAAATTTTCAGCAGCCAatagtttgttttttattagGATTATGATTATTTTCGAGCAACATAGGGAGCAGGAATGAAGAAAATTCTGGGCTCAGGAATAGAAACATTGACTGATGACTTCGAGAATGCCTCCTCTTCAACAAGGAATCTCGATCCAGCAAATCTAGGAACTAGTCGTTCTAAATGTCCGACCATATCTTTTACCATCTTGTGTGTCTTTTTACATGTTCGCTCATTGGAAGTATAACTCCACGCACACCAGAGTCATGATGCGGTGTCCCTAATTTAAAAACCATTTGACTTGGGCACAACAGAAATACAACAATTTAGATTGTAAATAATGTACTTGGATTTGTGCAGTTATGCGTGGTTAATTTCACTTTATAATGATGGCTTGGGAAGTTTCACAAAGAAAATGTAAacagatatttttcttttataaaatatatagaatactAATACATAAATGCATGTGGAGTTATCTTAGTCCCAACAACCTTGTAAAAGCACAATCTATGCTCtgcttttaaaagaaaagtagTAATCCTTTTTTCACCTTGTAAAATTTCTATAGCCAATCTATAATGGAAGCCCAAAAGGCAAAAAAGTatacaatatttaaattacgaaagtatatattttaacatatcttgtaaacaataaacaaatgttgaaagtatatattttaacaaatgtTGTAACCGGTAAGAGAAGGGGGTAGCGAATTGgactattaattaaaaaacatggGAAGTAAGAAAAACCAATAGAATTATGCCTCCCACCAACATTGCTAAATTAACGAATGCAAATCAATGACTCactagaaagaaaattattagacAACCCCCAAATTTTTACCCGTTTTAGAAACTCCTTTGATCATGAATGGTTGATAGTTTAGACAGAGGAATCTCATAAAAGACCGGTACCTTAGCCGAGAAAATATGATCAACAGGataaaatgaaaacttaaaTATCTTCTGCATTGAGATTCAGCTATATCTTTCGGGTATAGCAAGTTCTAAGCTCATTGCCCATGCTATCCACGAATCGAACATTATGTATGCCTAAGCCTAATCCCCAAAGAATACTTCAACGAACAAAAATTTAAGTATGgacttacaaaaaaataaacaaaaatccCCATTTCATACTCAATATATGAAAGATACAtaaccaaaataaaactataaatcaGAACCTGGTGGCGCATTGAATTAGTATCTCCATTACAGTTATGGACATTTCATCCAAACCCAACAGAAAGCTCAGAGTATTACACATCCCAAGAAACAAATTCCTACTACATTTAGCACGAGATGTCCTAAACCACATTACATGAACACATATTTGAGTTGTCTCGGAAGAGGACCAAGAAACAAAAGCTAGATAATGTTCACCCCTGCATCCAGAATACCAATCCGCAAGACTCCCAAAGGCATTAAGCctgtgaaggaaaaaaaaaagggaaaaatcaGCTAAGTCATTAAAGACGtacaaattttcattaatttttaaacgaACTAGGAACTTGGAAGGGTAACAAAGAAGTACTTTTAGTAGTGCCATttttagaaggaaaaaaatacGAGAATATACCATAGAGCCAAACTTTTGCTACCACTTCCAATGAActaaacattattttcttcactacgcattgtttaaattttttttttttactgtaaaCGAGGAAAAAAGATCATTAGCTACCTTATTGGCGATGTTGTTGGAAAGCCAGTCCAGACCTTCATAAAGGCCCTCTCCAGAGGTTGCGCAGGTGCTCTGAATGTACCTGGAAAACCATACGTGAGTTAGATCACAGTATGATACCTATCAATACAAAACAAGGGCTTTGttcctaaaatcatatttaccAGTGGCGCTGTCTGAGAGAGTGGAGACCCAACTTGTCGGTAATCTCAGCAGCATTCATTGCATTAGGAAGATCTTGTTTGTTGGCAAACACAAGCAATACTGCTTCTCTCAGTTCATCctgaaaagattattaaaacgtacattttaaacattataatttCATCATGAGAATACATAAAAcagaaagtaaaagaaaaaggaaactaATAATTCTAGCCATGGAAGTCTGTCCAATTAGAAGCACTGAATTTCCCAGGAGACTGGCTAAAGAACTAGTCATTCAATTTCCAAAATATGTCATAATAACATCAATATACAATTGTTGTCAGAAATTACGGTCCagccaaaaaaattttaacAGCAGTGATAAATGCTATTTCACAAGATAAGAGTTTTATAGATACAGCAAAAATATTTGCATTTCCTGCTTGAAACAAACATTAATGTCTGTCCTTCCTCAAAACCCCAAATGAAGTCTCAGAACATTTTGAGACTacattaaaagaatattaattataatatgattCTAAAACCTTTATACCTTGACTAATTTTAGAGGCCCTTTCTTTTGATCCCTATGTGATCCCAAACCTTGTGTAGACGAATGAATTCCCACAATGGCAGGTTATCATCTAACGTTAAAACACTTGAAAATGAAGACATGGCATGAAAGGCCAAACTAAATTAACTGAAGTACCTCATTCAACATCCTATGCAACTCATCTCTGGCCTCAACAACTCTGTCCCTATCATTGCTGtctacaacaaaaataagaccCTGAGTGTTCTGGAAATAGTGCCTCCACAAGGGACGAATCTGCAAAGCAAAAAACATAAGTATTTAGTCTCTGTCTACCAACATTCTTTGTGAAGTACAGTGATgcataaaaatcaaaattttcaccTTGTCCTGGCCACCAACATCCCAAACAGTGAAGCTAATGTTCTTGTATTCTACAGTCTCAACATTGAACCCTGAAACAAAAAACCGTCAACACATATATACAACATAATCATAACATTCTAGCTGTCTGGACACACTAAAGAGTAGAACGACATCCACATCACAACATGGTTTGCCGTTGAAGATTATTTACAGCGGTTAGAAGTTAGGACAAGTTAAATCCAGGATCTCACGTTAAACACCACACAATCACCAAACAATTTAAGATCTGAGTATTCAATTTTGAAGGTTTCCTCACAGATTAGAACCACGTTTATCACACTCCACCATCATCCACATGAATCACCTCGAAGTTACtcatattgtaaaaataaaagagtatCTAACCAACAGTATAGAATATAGCAACAGAAACAGAACCAAGCGAGGAAAAAAGAGAAACAGAGTCCAGAAACTCACCAATGGTAGGAATTGTCGTAACGATCTCTCCGAGCTTGAGCTTGTAGAGGATAGTGGTCTTACCAGCAGCATCAAGACCAACCATCAGAATTCGCATTTCCTTCTTGGCGAAAAGCCGACTGAAAAGCTTCGTGAATGTCAGTCCCATTTCTCCTTCAGCTTGTGGATCCCTAATTTCACCGTTGAAACaagttttcaatttataaaacaaaaacaaatctcCAAACCGAAAAGGAGAACCACATCAAACAGTACAGTTCCTTCCGCAAATCAACAGACAGTCACATCAACAACACCAGATTCAACCAGATCTCAAACTAAACCACAAAAGACAGCAGCATGCAAATCGAAACAGATCGCACAGAATAATAATAACTTCAACAACAAAAGGATCCGGAGCGACTGATCCAGAAAATCTAGGATCAAAGCATAGAGAGAATAACCGCAAAACGAAGAGGCGAAAGCATAACGGATAACAGTGATTGAATCGGAAGTTAAAGTGCCAAGTGAAAATCGGATTCCAGTGATATGAAGAatgaagagataaaaaaaacgGAAATAAGAGTACGAGATGTTTGAGATTGTTACCGTCGGAGATGAAACGTTCGTGTATGCAGAAATCgctgagagagagaaagagagagagagaaacgaAGAATGCTTTGCAGCAACGCGAGATGGAGAGAGTAGCGTCAACGAGAATAGATCTTATAAGAGAGTATTTCCatctttttacttaaaataaatataataacaaaagcGATTCTCTGGATTCTTAATTCTTTCGAACCTTTGTATTATGCTGTTTtgcttttgaaaataataataattgattttgtataaaaatatgttagtgTGCAATCTCAATATAAGTTTTAGAACCACAAAAAGAGATGCCCAGTACCATAATAcagttaaataattaataattagaacCTTTAAATATGTGATTAATTAGCTGATATCAAGTTCATGTGTGTGGTTATTTTAATGATGCGtctaacaataatatatatatatatatatatatatatatatatatatatatataatgcaatagttattttatttcaaaatattaagttaatagaaatttaaacagtctttaaaaataagacttagttataattataatgtttatattttacaaaagaaaaaaatctatattttatttttaaataaggatcaaaataacaaaaaaataaattaagaattaaaatttaagataattaaaaagGAAGAACTTATCTTGCCAAAAAAGAATAGAGAACAAAATTATAGGAAACAAAAGTACAATTATACCTCAGTATTATTTTAGACAAGATACAAGATATCAGAATTTCATCTTCATGGTAATGATCAACAATTGATGTCTCGGGAGAGGAAATGTGTGAATACAGAAGCAAAACAGAGAATAGGGAAAAAAAGGCAATGAGAAGCTGCGAGAAGAAAAACTTTACTAATTGTGTTACTGTTGcacaaaagtaaaaagaaagtaTTTATACATGGATAAAATACTTATAACTGACAGTAATCAAAACTTATTAAAGCTAAGAGCCCCCTCAAGCTGGGAGTACAAGTTTAACATTCCCAGCTTGAAACATATACTATTGAAATCAACAGGAGGCAAAGGCTTAGTAAGAATGTCAGCAAGTTGTGATTTGCTTGACACAGGCAGAAGCTTCAGCAATCCATTGTTTATCTTTTCCCTCACAATATGACAATCTATCTCTATGTGCTTAGTTCTCTCGTGCATGACTTGATTAGATGCAATTTGGATAGCCGATTGATTATCGCAGTAAAGGACAGCAGGACTCCTATGATTAATTCCAATATCATCAAGTAGGTATTTTAACCATTGAATCTCACAAGTTGTGGCAGCAAGGGCCCTATATTCAGCCTCAGTTGAACTTCTAGAAACAGTAGGCTGCTTCTTTGAACGCCATGAAACAGGAGAATTCCCAAAGTATATAATGTAACCTGTCACAGACTTTCTTGTCTCTACACATCCAGCCCAGTCTGAGTCACTATACCCCTTCAATTGAGCTTCACTGTTGGCAGCAAGGAAGATACCATTTCCTGGAGTTTTCTTCAAATACCTTAGGATTCTCATGGCAGCTTGTTGATGTATACTAGTTGGTGCAGAAACAAATTGGCTTAGATGTTGGACAACATGGGTGATATCGGGTCGTGTATTTGTCAGGTATATAAGCTTCCCTATCAGTCTTCTATAAGAAGAAGGATCAGGAAGGATGTCTCCCATATCAGCAGCAAGCTTGTGATTCATAGGAGTGATGGCTGGAGTGCAGTTCATCATTCCTGCATCTTCAAGAAGatctaaaacatattttctttgacACAAATGAATTCCTGTTTTATTTCTAGCAACCTCTAATCcaagaaaatatgttaaatctccaaggtttttaattttgaaagtttCATTAAGGAGGTGTGTCAGCTTTTCTATCTCAACTGCATTATTTCCAGCCAAAATTATGTCATCCACATAAACTAATGCAATAGTTATACTATTGTCAGTACGTCTAAGAAACAATGAGTGATCAGCATTAGATCTAGCATAACCTTGCAAGATAAGGAAAGAAGACAGTTTTTCATACCATTGTCTGCTGGCTTGTCTTAGCCCATAAAGAGACTTATTTAATTTGCAAACCTGTCCAGCACTGCTGTCCATACCTGGTGGAACCTGCATATAAATTTCCTCATGCAATTCTCCATGCAAGAATGCATTATTCACATCTAACTGCTTAAGGTGCCAGTCATTCACAGCAGCAATAGAAAGTAAAAGTCTAATAGTGGTAAGTTTGGCTACAGGAGAAAAGGTGTCAAGAAAATCTAGACCCTCTAACTGGGTATAACCCTTAGCAACAAGCCTAGCCTTGTATCTATCTATGCTCCCATCAGCCTTCCTTTTGATTTTATAAACCCACCTACACCCTATAGCAATCTTACTTTATGGCAAAGTAGTGACAGTCCAGGTATTATTACTTTCTAAAGCACTAATCTCATTAAGCATGGCTTCTATCCAATAAGAATGTTTACAGGCTTCATTATAGCTTCCTGGTTCACGGTCAGCATCAATGGAAttaacaacatttttaaaactCAAAGACAGTTTGTCATAACGCATGAAAGAGGAGATAGGATACTTGCTACTTAAAACGTTTTTATTGCTAGCAGAGTTGATAGTTACCTCATAATCCTTAAGATAGGAAGGCAGATTTCTAACCCGTGTGGTGTGAGTGTCTTCCTGAATAAAGTCTGAACTGGTGCTTGGATCTTTATCAGCAGCTGATTGGTCTCCATCTGACAAAGGAGCTTCACTGTCACCACAGTAATCAAAACTGTTGTACATAGGTAAGGGAAGTTGTTGTCTATCCTCATTGTCATCATCACGTTTCCTATAGGGAAAAACAGTTTCATAGAAAAGCACATTTCTGGATATAGTGACACTgtgatttttcaaattaaaaactaaatatccCTTTGTGTTGGGCTTATATCCCAAAAACAATCCAGGACTGGCTCTAGGATCAAGTTTCTTCCTCTATGCAGTAAGAGTACCGGTATAACATAAACAACCAAACACTTTAATATCAGAAATGTCACTCAACTTACCATACAATTTTTCATAAGGTGAAACATTATTAAGATATGGAGTGGGAATTCTATTTATGAGATAAACAGCATGTTTCACAGCAAAACACCAAAACTGTTCACATAAGTTTCCTTGAAAGAGTAAAGATCTAGCCACATTAAGAATGTGTTGATGCTTTCTTTCAGCTATGGCATTTTGCTCGGGTGTCTCAACACAAGTGGTTTGATGAATGATGCCACGGGAAGCATAAAAACTATCCATTTTAAATTCCATACCGTTATCAGATCTTATGCATTTAACTACTTTCTCAAATTGAGTCATCACAAGTTCGATAAAATTAATCAAGCAATTCCTAGCTTcagatttatttttcaagaGAATTACCCAAGTATAACGTGTGTAGTCGTCAACAATGGTCAAAAAATACCTATTTCCATTCATTGAAACACTGGGACAAGGTCCCCATATATCCACATGAATCAAGTCAAATTGGCACTCAGCCCTAGATTTGCTATTAACAAAGGGAAGTTTTCTCTGTTTTGCCAGATGGCAAGTGTTACAAACAAAATCATTTCTACTACTAATAAAACGATATTGCCTCTTCATTATTTCAAGTCTGCCAGCAGACAAATGTCCCATCCTTAAATGCCATATATCAGCATCATCATGAAGAGAAGTAACATTCAGGCAGCAAGAATCAGTATTTTCCAAACTAACAACATATAATCCAGCGTCAACATCAACTATACCAATCCTCTCTTTGGTCTTTATGTCCTGAATTATacaatattttgaaaagaaaattagttcaaaattgtGGTTGGAAACCAACCGTGATACAGAAATAAGGTTGTAGTTAAAGTCTGGAATGTATAAAACATCTTGAAGAAAAAGTTTTTCACTAATTTTAACAACTCCTTTGTGAGTAGCCCTAACATTCCTTCCATTAGGCAGTTTAACCATGACAGGAATGACAGGATAGTAAGACAGAAAATTATCTATGCAACAGGATACATGATCTGTTGCACCAGAGTCAAGGATCCAACAACTTTTATCTCTATTAAAGCTGTTAACCGTAAAGACTTTACCTCCAAGCTTACCGTTCACACAAGTGTTGATGGAGCTAACTTGATTATTTGTGGGTTCAATGTTACCATCAGTCTCAGACTTCTGTATCATCTTCAAAAGGGTTCGATATTGCTGTTGTGAAAGTTTCAGATCACCAGTACTGTCAGAATTGTGTGGCACTCCAAAACCATTTCCTGTATTCTCATTGGCATTTTCTCGTACAGCTTCAATGCTATTCGCACTATTCCCAACAGCTACCCTTGAATTATTGGATTTGAACCCAGGAGGAAACCTGTGTTTCCTGTAACAATTATCCACAGTATGACCTGTTCTTCCACAATGCACACACATCTTCTTGcccttatttttgttttcttgaccAGGAAACCCATGTTTTCTATAGCATACAGCCTCTGCGTGTCCTGGACGCCCACAAAAATGACAAGCATTGGAATTGACAGAATTTATGGAGCTAACATTGTTAACTTTGGACTCATTCTGGACAGCGTCTCCATTGAGTTGCCTCTCCTGCTGCAACACATAAGAGAAAATCTTGGCTATGGTAGGTATGGGCTCCATTAACAGAACATGAGACTTCACATTAGAGTATTGATCATTCAACCCGTTCAGAAACTGCATAGCCTGGTCCTCTCTCTTTCGTTGACAAATTAGGGAAAGAACTCCACATGGACACTTCTCCTTGCAGGAACACACAGGGTCGGGGCGAAAATTGTCCAACTCGTCCCACATGATACGTAGCTTGGTAAAGTACTCTGTGATAGTAAGGTCGCCCTGTTTAAGGGCAGCAGCGTTAGCCTTCAATTCAGAGATGCGAAACAAATTTCCTTGGAAGTATCTGGACCTTAAATAATTCCAGATGTCCTCCGCATTTTCCATCCACAACACACTTTGACGAATTTGTTCAGAAACCGAGTGAATAATCCAAGAAACCACCATCTTGTTGCATCTTCTCCAAGAAGCATAATCTTTATCTTCCCTTTTTGGTTCAGACAATGTCCCGTCCACAAACTCCAGCTTATTCTTTGCGCTTAACGCAGTCTCCATCGCTCTGCTCCAAGAATGGTAATTGTTACCATCAAGAACTGGAGAAACGAGACAAGTGGCTGGATTTTCGCTAGGGTGAATGTACAAGCAACTATCCACAGATGTGGCTTGAATCTTTTCTTCTGCCATCGATGAAAGAAGATAAAGGAGAAGCAAAGCTCTTCGACAAGAATCTAGGACAAGAAtcgaagaaaaagatgaagaatccaGAAGAGGAAGAATCAATCAGAGATGGCGCAGCAGAGCTCTTCCTACgaagagctctgataccatatcaGAATTTCATCTTCATGGTAATGATCAACAATTGATGTCTCGGGAGAGGAAATGTGTGAATACAGAAGCAAAACAGAGAATAGGGAAAAAAAGGCAATGAGAAGCTGCGAGAAGAAAAACTTTACTAATTGTGTTACTGTTGcacaaaagtaaaaagaaagtaTTTATACATGGATAAAATACTTATAACTGACAGTAATCAAAACTTATTAAAGCTAAGACAAGAAGGGAAAAACTTATACAAACTTATACTAAAatgttttcaattaatattgcttaatatttaagttattgaGAGTATCACTGATTTCTTCTTGAATAGAGGAGGATTAAGAAGATTCAACACTAATGAATGAGTAGtaagtatatttatataaaaaatatcatagtACCGGTCCAAATGAATCATtctatcatattattttttatattagtcatttttaattattacatacatttctatttttgtatgtgtgcaattttttctaattttatcttttaaataattattattttattaaaatattcattttatcatttttattctttgccATTTATTCAAagttaatgatttttaaattaaaataattatttttatcattttagttttttaaataactgtttatttaaattaaattaattatctataattaaaaaacaaatacagaTACCCTGGAATCACGTGTTTCCCTACTAATATATAAAATCTTTGTTTACTTTACCTTTTCCAACTTATTTTTCAACCTTaaatttttgtacaaaaaacgTCAAACTTTTAGTATTTGCACTAAAGTTATcattttatacaaaaacaaaaatagattatAATGATATGGAATAAAATTAAACACCCAAATACGATGAATTGTATTGGCACTGACAAAAGTTAGTACCAGCCAAGTGAAGTGTAGACAACTTTTAATTGGTTGCATTTGGGTAAATGTCTTGTCCATTTTTCCATTACAAGTAGTA encodes:
- the LOC114174022 gene encoding ADP-ribosylation factor 2-like, with the protein product MGLTFTKLFSRLFAKKEMRILMVGLDAAGKTTILYKLKLGEIVTTIPTIGFNVETVEYKNISFTVWDVGGQDKIRPLWRHYFQNTQGLIFVVDSNDRDRVVEARDELHRMLNEDELREAVLLVFANKQDLPNAMNAAEITDKLGLHSLRQRHWYIQSTCATSGEGLYEGLDWLSNNIANKA